In Mus caroli chromosome 19, CAROLI_EIJ_v1.1, whole genome shotgun sequence, a genomic segment contains:
- the Syvn1 gene encoding E3 ubiquitin-protein ligase synoviolin — protein sequence MFRTAVMMAASLALTGAVVAHAYYLKHQFYPTVVYLTKSSPSMAVLYIQAFVLVFLLGKVMGKVFFGQLRAAEMEHLLERSWYAVTETCLAFTVFRDDFSPRFVALFTLLLFLKCFHWLAEDRVDFMERSPNISWLFHCRIVSLMLLLGILDFLFVSHAYHSILTRGASVQLVFGFEYAILMTMVLTIFIKYVLHSVDLQSENPWDNKAVYMLYTELFTGFIKVLLYMAFMTIMIKVHTFPLFAIRPMYLAMRQFKKAVTDAIMSRRAIRNMNTLYPDATPEELQAMDNVCIICREEMVTGAKRLPCNHIFHTSCLRSWFQRQQTCPTCRMDVLRASLPAQSPPPPEPADQGPPPAPHPQPLLPQPPNFPQGLLPPFPPGMFPLWPPMGPFPPVPPPPSSGEAAAPPPTSAAVSRPSGAATTTAAGTSTSAPAPGSVPGPEAGPAPGFPFPPPWMGMPLPPPFAFPPMPVPPAGFAGLTPEELRALEGHERQHLEARLQSLRNIHTLLDAAMLQINQYLTVLASLGPPRPATSVNPTEETASPVVSAAPSTSTPSSEAPTPSPGASPPIPEAEKPPAPESVGIAEELPEDGEPDAAELRRRRLQKLESPVAH from the exons ATGTTCCGCACCGCAGTGATGATGGCAGCCAGCCTGGCGCTGaccggggcagtggtggctcacgcctacTACCTCAAACACCAGTTCTACCCCACTGTAGTGTATTTGACCAAGTCCAGCCCCAGCATGGCA GTCCTGTACATCCAGGCCTTTGTCCTTGTCTTCCTCTTGGGCAAGGTGATGGGCAAGGTGTTCTTCGGGCAGCTGAGGGCAGCAGAGATGGAG CACCTTCTGGAGCGGTCCTGGTATGCTGTCACGGAGACTTGTTTGGCCTTCACCGTTTTTCGGGATGACTTCAGCCCTCGCTTTGTGGCACTCTTTACGCTGCTCCTCTTCCTCAAATGTTTCCATTGGTTGGCCGAAGACCGTGTGGACTTT ATGGAACGCAGCCCCAACATCTCCTGGCTCTTCCACTGCCGCATCGTCT CTCTCATGCTTCTCCTGGGTATCCTGGACTTCCTCTTCGTCAGCCACGCTTATCACAGCATCCTGACCCGTGGGGCTTCTGTGCAGCTGGTATTTGGCTTCGAG TACGCCATTCTGATGACCATGGTGCTTACCATCTTCATCAAGTATGTGCTGCACTCCGTGGACCTCCAGAGCGAGAACCCCTGGGACAACAAGGCTGTATACATGCTCTACACGGAGCTGTTTACAG gcTTTATCAAGGTCCTGCTGTACATGGCCTTCATGACCATCATGATCAAGGTGCACACATTCCCACTCTTTGCCATTAGGCCCATGTACCTGGCCATGAG GCAGTTCAAGAAAGCTGTGACAGATGCCATCATGTCTCGCCGAGCCATCCGCAACATGAACACACT GTACCCAGATGCCACCCCCGAGGAGCTCCAGGCAATGGATAACGTCTGTATCATCTGCAGAGAAGAAATGGTGACTGGTGCTAAGAGATTGCCTTGCAACCACATCTTTCACACGAG CTGCCTGCGCTCCTGGTTCCAGAGACAGCAGACCTGCCCGACATGCCGTATGGATGTCCTGCGGGCATCGTTGCCAGCCCAGTCACCACCACCTCCTGAGCCTGCCGACCAAGGACCACCCCCTGCCCCTCATCCCCAACCGCTGCTGCCACAGCCCCCTAATT TCCCCCAGGGcctcctgcctccttttcctCCAGGCATGTTCCCACTGTGGCCCCCAATGGGTCCCTTTCCACCTGTCCCGCCTCCCCCAAGCTCAGGAGAGGCTGCGGCCCCTCCACCCACCAGTGCAG CCGTTTCTCGGCCTAGTGGAGCAGCCACCACCACAGCTGCTGGCACCAGTACTTCTGCCCCAGCACCTGGCTCTGTACCTGGCCCAGAGGCTGGTCCTGCCCCtggcttccctttccctcctccttggatgggtatgcctctgcctccaccttttG CCTTCCCCCCAATGCCTGTACCCCCTGCGGGCTTTGCTGGCCTAACCCCAGAGGAGCTGCGAGCGCTAGAGGGCCATGAGAGACAGCACCTGGAGGCCCGGCTGCAGAGTCTGCGCAACATACATACActactggatgctgccatgcttcaaaTCAACCAGTACCTCACTGTGCTGGCCTCCCTGGG GCCCCCCAGGCCAGCTACTTCAGTGAACCCCACTGAAGAGACTGCCTCTCCAGTGGTATCTGCTGCCCCTTCCACCAGCACCCCCAGCTCTGAGGCTCCTACCCCGTCTCCGGGAGCTTCCCCACCAATTCCTGAAGCAGAAAAGCCTCCTG CTCCTGAGTCGGTGGGCATTGCAGAGGAGCTTCCCGAGGACGGAGAGCCTGATGCCGCAGAACTCCGCCGGCGTCGCCTGCAGAAGCTGGAGTCCCCCGTTGCCCACTGA